The Roseibium sp. Sym1 nucleotide sequence AAGTCCGCCGCGGGTGATGCAGACGATCGCTTTCCATTCACCTTCGCTGGACAGGCGCCAGGCAAGGGCGCGCGAATCCCTGTGGAACATGTCCCAGGAGACCGGGAAGGCTTTGTTTTGGGCGGGGTTTTCCATGTCTGGTCCTTCAAATTATCCCGAGAGCTCGGCAACGGCTGCGGCGACGTCCCTGACGGCGGCCTGCAGGACGGCCTCGTCCCGTGAACGAACAACGATCTGGGTTGTGAATCTGCCGTCGGTGGCTCTCGGATAGGAACCGATCAGCGTTTCCGGATGGGCATCCTGAATCGCGGACAGCCGCTCGGCGATCCGGCTTTCGGGCATGTCGGCGGCGACGGTTTCGGACAGCATTTTCGTACCCGTCGAAAGGGTCGGCGCAATTGCGTCCATCATCGCCTGCATGATGGACGGAACGCCGGCCATCACATGCACGTTGCCGATCCTGAAACCCGGCGCCTTGGAGACCTTGTTCTCAATCAGGTCGGCGCCTTCCGGGATGCGTGCCATGCGCTGGCGTGCGGGGGTGAACTGACCGGGGGCATAGTGCGTTTCGAGAAGGGCCACGGCCCTGGGATCCAGGTTCAGCGGTACGCCGAAGGCCGCGGCGATGCTTTCCGCGGTGATGTCGTCATGGGTCGGTCCGATGCCACCCGACGTGAAGACGTAATCGTATTTAGACCGGAGTGCGTTGACCGCCTCGACGATTTCAGGGGTTTCGTCGGGAACAATGCGGACCTCTTTCAGGTCGATTCCGAGAGAGGTCAGATAGTCGGCGACAAACCCGACATTCTTGTCCTTGGTACGGCCGGAGAGGATCTCGTCGCCGATCACCAGAAACGCTGCGGTCACAACGTTGACTGTCTTCTGACCGGTCATCTTCAAACTCCCTGGCACCTGGATGGGGATTGGCTTTATCGCAGCTTACGGCGCGGCTCAAGCAAAAGCGGGGTTATTGTTCCGGTGTCCAGCCATAAATGTCGTCGAAGCGTGTCGCGAGGCTGGTGGGTTTTGACAGCCGCAGGACGGTATCGCGCGCCAGGGCAAGCGCGCCCGAATAGTGGTAGGTGCGGGCGTTGTCGAAAGAAACCTTCTGGACGTGGGTTACCCTGGCCTTGCGATGGAACTCGAAAGCGCGCAAGGCGGCCGGCACGTTCTCAACATCCACCGGCAAATGCCTGGCGAGGATGGCAGCGTCCTCTATGGCCATTGCGGCGCCTTGTGCCATGTAGGGCAGCATGGCATGGGCCGCGTCGCCGAGGAGGGCAACATGGCCGTGTGACCAGGGGCCGGACGCCTTGACGCTGCAGAGCGCCCATTTCAGCCATTCGTCCGAAGATCCGAGCAGGTTGCGTATTTCCGCGGGCCAGTTTCTGAACAGGTGCAGCAGCGCTTCCCTGTCGGCCCTGGTCGACCACCTCTCGTCCTGCCAGTTCTCTTCGGCCAGGGCGACGATATTGAGGTGCCGTCCTCCCTTGACGGGGTAATGCACGAGATGGGAATCGCGGTGCAGCCACAGTCCGGGGTCGGTGGTCCATCGACGGGGCACGGCGTCAATGGGCACCGTCGTCCGGTAGGCGACCTGACCGCTGAAGCGCGCGTTTTCATGGCCCGGCACCAGGCGCCTGACCCTTGACCAGACCCCGTCGGCGCCAATCAGCGCCTTGCAGGCGAGATTTCCCGTCATGTCGGCATCCTGATAGATACAGGTCAGGTTCCCGTAGGGCGTGGACGTGAGATCCATGACCTCACAAGCCAGCTTGATGGAAATTCCCGGTGTTGCCCGGGCCTTGTCGAGCAACACCCGCTGCAGATCCGCCCTGTGGATCTGCCAGAACGGGTAGCCGTGACGCATCTTGAGAAAAGACCCCATGCGCACGGTTGCCAGCTGGCGGCCGGATGTGCCGGACCAGATGCGCAAATTGTCCGGTGCATTCGCGTGAGGCTCGAGTTCCTGCAAGAGCCCGAGGCGGTCAAGCACAGCGCAGGCATTGGGCGAGAGCTGAAGTCCGGCGCCGACTTCACTGAGCACGTTCGCCTTGTCCAGCAAGACGACCTGGTGGCCTCTGTCACGCAAGAACAAGGCCGCCGTCAGGCCGCCAATTCCCGCGCCGGCAATGATGATCGGGAGGTCGGCCTCGCCATTCGCGCTCATGACACCGTTTCTTTTCAGGCGGCGGCCGGCGCCCAGGTGCAGTCCGAAGGCGAGGACTCAGTTTCCTTCAGGGTCGCGTCAAACTTGTACAACGTGGAGCAATAAGGACAGACCACTTCGTTTTCGCTGCCCATGTCCAGGAAAACATGCGGATGATCAAACGGAGGATTGGCTCCGATACACATGAATTCCCGTGCACCGATCGCAACGGAATCGTGTCCGCTCGAATTCTGAAAATGCGGGACGACGTGATCCGCCATTGTCAAATTCCTCTTCTTGAAAGGGTCGGTTCCCGATAGCAAATTTCCCGGACCATATCCATTTGTTAAAGGCGTGTGTAGGGGCTTTGTGTTGCGATCCACCGCCGCAGACCCGTACCGGGCCGCCGTGAAATGGGCTTTACCTTACAGACCCAAACCCCTTACTGTGTCCCACAATTGCGTTTTCCGTTTACGTAAGGGTTAGCAAATTCATGCCGCAGTTCGAATTCGATGGTGTCAGGATCGCATATCTGGATGAGGGAGAAGGGGATCCGATCCTGCTGATTCACGGATTTGCGTCCAACAAGCAGGTCAACTGGCAATATCCCGGCTGGGTGGATCTCCTTGTCCGCGACGGACGGCGCGTGATTGCCATCGACAATCGTGGTCACGGCGACAGCCAGAAATTCTATGACCCGGCTGCTTACGGGGCGCCCGTCATGGCGGAAGACGCCAGGCGGCTCCTGGATCATCTCCAGATCGAGCGTGCGGATGTCATGGGCTATTCCATGGGCGCCCGGATTTCGGCATTCCTGACCCTCAACCATCCGGCACGGGTGCGCCGGGCAGTCTTTTCAGGTCTCGGCTACGGCATGATCTCGGGGATAGGCGATCCGGAACCGATTGCATCGGCACTGGAAGCCGAGCGGCTGAAGGACATCACCGACCGGACCGGCAAGGCCTTCCGCGCCTTCGCCGAGCAGACCGGGTCGGACCGCCGGGCTCTGGCGGCCTGCATGCGCTCTTCTCGCCAGAAGATCAGTGAAGAGGACGTTGCCCGTATCGAGCGTCCGGTGCTGGTCGCGGTTGGAACCAAGGACGATGTTGCCGGTTCGCCCCAGAAACTGGCGGCCCTGATCCCGCATGCGGACGTGCTGGAGATCCCGGGGCGGGACCACATGGTGGCCGTCGGCGACAAGGTCCACAAGCAGGGCGTGCTTGCCTTCCTGAACAACGTCGAAGCTTAAAGGTCTGGCGGATGCCCTGGAATGGCATCCGCGGCAAGAAAGGATGTGGTTGGTCTCATGGGTCCGAAGCGTGTTGAATTCCAGGGTGTCGAGAAGAACAGGCTGGTTGCGGACCGGTACGGGTCGGGCGAACAGCCGGTGATCATGCTGCATGGCGGAGGGCAGACGCGCCATTCCTGGGATGCCGCCTCCAAGCGCATCGCCGATCTGGGCCATCCTGTTTACTCGCTGGACCAGCGCGGGCACGGCGAAAGCGACTGGGTACCCTCCGGCAACTATGCCTTTGAGGATTTCGCGCGGGATCTTGTCGGTGTGACCCGTCAGGTCGGCGCGCTCCATCGTCAAAAACCGGTTGTCGTCGGAGCTTCCCTCGGCGGTTTCGCCGGCATGCTGGCGGAGGGGCAGGAGAATCCCGGAGGCCTGGCGGCCCTTGTTCTCGTCGACATCACGCCCAGGATCGACATGGGCGGCGTCAGCAAGATCATCGGATTCATGAGCGACCGGGTCGAGCAGGGTTTCGCCACGGTGGAAGAGGCGGCGGATGCCATCGCCCGCTACCTGCCGAACCGCGCGAGGCCGAAGGATCTGTCAGGTCTTTCGAAGAACCTGAGGCTGCACGAGGACGGCCGCTACCGCTGGCACTGGGATCCGGCGTTCCTGAAGACCAAGCGGCATGAGGATCCGGACCAGGCCGACCATGCCCAGGACGAGGTGCTGAGCGCTGCCGGCAACCTGTCCTGCGCCGTCCTGCTGATCCGGGGACAGAATTCCGAGCTTGTGTCCATGGACCACGTGCGCGAGTTCCAGGAGCAGGTGCCCCATGCCAGGTTCACGGATATCCGCGATGCCGGCCACATGGTCGCCGGCGACAAGAACGATGTTTTCGCGGGCGCGGTCGAAGAGTTCCTGATCGGATTGAATGCCGGCGCCGAGCCCGCGTGAGGGAAAAACGCGAGTCCCGCCAGCGGGTTGTCTTCGGTTTCGAACGTCTTGATTCAGAAGGGGCGGGGGTCAACCGCCCGTGAACCGCGGCGACCGTTTTTCAAGGAAGGCCTTGCACCCCTCGCGGTAGTCCGCACTGTCAATGCAGAGTTCCGCATCCTCCAACAGGTCTGCCATTTCACCGGCGACATTTGGCCTGGACAGGTGGTTGATGGCCCGCTTTGCGGCTTTCAGCGACAAGGGAGCGTTGTTGGACAGGATGGAGCACAAGGCGTCGATCCGCTGGTCCAGTTGCGTGTCGTCGACAACTTCGTTGATAAGGCCGGTGCGCAAGGCCTCGTCCGCGGCGAGGCGCTCCGCCGTGAAGAGAAGCCTCTTGGCGTCGGACGGGGAGACGGCTTCCAGCAGATCCCCGAGGGCTTCCGGCGGATAGGCCAGGCCCAGCCGGGCCGCGGGAATGGCAAAAAACGCCGAACGCGCGGCAATGCGCATGTCACAGGCCAGGGCCAACCCCAAACCACCGCCAAGGCAAGGGCCCTCGATGGCCGCGATGACCGGAACGGCCACGGCTTTCAGGGCCTTGAAGGCAGCCACGTTGATATCGTCATAGTGCTTGGCGGCTGCCGGTGTGGATCGGATCTCGGCAAACTCGGAGATGTCCGCCCCGGCGCAGAAGCTCTTGCCGCCGACCCCGCGCACGACGCAGACGCGGACCGAAGCGTTCTTACCGAGTCCGTCCAGCAGAGCGGGTATTGCCTGCCAGGCGGACAGGGGGAGGGCATTCTTCCTTGCCGGGGCGTTGAGCCACAGTTCGGCAACCGCGCCGTTGACCGTCAGACGCGGGTTTTCATGACCGGTGGACCCGGTGGCTTGCGAAGTCATGCTCATTCCTCAAAACCTGGTTTTCAAATATGCAATCGGCCGGAAATCCAGCACTTTGCTACTTCATAACAGGAGGTCATATCTGATATCAGCAAGTTTCATTTTGGAATATCAGACGACAGTCCTATGTTAGGGACACGAACGTGACGGCTTGAAAAGGAGACAGGCCATGTCGGCACCGATCAGCAAGTCCGACTTGAAACAGGTTTCGACCCATGATCCGGTCTGGCAGCAATTGCGGGATGAGGCGCAGGCGATGGTGGCGCAGGAGCCAGCCCTGTCTTCGTTTGTCTATGAAACCGTGCTGAACCATGACAGCCTGGAAGAAGCGGTGCTGCACCGCCTGGGTGATCGTCTCGGCCGGGACATTGTTTCCGCATCGCTGATCAGGCAGACCTATCTCGAAGCGCTGGCGGACGAGCCGGAGCTTGCCAAGATCTTCCGGGTCGATATCGTTGCCGTTTTCGACCGCGATCCCGCCTGTTTCCGGTACCTGGAGCCGGTGCTCTATTTCAAGGGCTTTCACGGTCTTCAAACCCATCGGCTCGCCAACTGGCTCTGGCGCAAGGGCCGCAAGGACTTCGCGCTTTATCTGCAGAGCAGGGCCTCGGAAGTTTTCCAGATCGACATCCATCCGGCCGTTCCGGTCGGCCGGGGTATCTTCATCGACCATGGCACGGGGATCGTCGTTGGCGGTACCGCGGTGATCGAGGACGAAGTCTCCATCCTCCAGGGCGTCACCCTTGGCGGCACCGGCAAGGTCGGCGGGGATCGTCATCCGAAAATCCGCCATGGCGTGCTGCTGGGAGCCGGAGCGAAGGTGCTCGGCAATCTGGAGATCGGCCATTGCTCGCGGATCGCCTCGGGCTCCGTGGTGCTCAAGGATGTCCCGGCCAATACGACGGTTGCCGGCGTTCCGGCCAAGATCGTCGGCGAAGCCGGATGTCCGGAACCCGCACGCAGCATGAATCAGCTTCTGGGCGAGGAAGACCCGGCCGAGTGAGC carries:
- a CDS encoding competence/damage-inducible protein A codes for the protein MTGQKTVNVVTAAFLVIGDEILSGRTKDKNVGFVADYLTSLGIDLKEVRIVPDETPEIVEAVNALRSKYDYVFTSGGIGPTHDDITAESIAAAFGVPLNLDPRAVALLETHYAPGQFTPARQRMARIPEGADLIENKVSKAPGFRIGNVHVMAGVPSIMQAMMDAIAPTLSTGTKMLSETVAADMPESRIAERLSAIQDAHPETLIGSYPRATDGRFTTQIVVRSRDEAVLQAAVRDVAAAVAELSG
- a CDS encoding FAD-dependent monooxygenase: MSANGEADLPIIIAGAGIGGLTAALFLRDRGHQVVLLDKANVLSEVGAGLQLSPNACAVLDRLGLLQELEPHANAPDNLRIWSGTSGRQLATVRMGSFLKMRHGYPFWQIHRADLQRVLLDKARATPGISIKLACEVMDLTSTPYGNLTCIYQDADMTGNLACKALIGADGVWSRVRRLVPGHENARFSGQVAYRTTVPIDAVPRRWTTDPGLWLHRDSHLVHYPVKGGRHLNIVALAEENWQDERWSTRADREALLHLFRNWPAEIRNLLGSSDEWLKWALCSVKASGPWSHGHVALLGDAAHAMLPYMAQGAAMAIEDAAILARHLPVDVENVPAALRAFEFHRKARVTHVQKVSFDNARTYHYSGALALARDTVLRLSKPTSLATRFDDIYGWTPEQ
- a CDS encoding zinc-finger domain-containing protein → MADHVVPHFQNSSGHDSVAIGAREFMCIGANPPFDHPHVFLDMGSENEVVCPYCSTLYKFDATLKETESSPSDCTWAPAAA
- a CDS encoding alpha/beta fold hydrolase, with amino-acid sequence MPQFEFDGVRIAYLDEGEGDPILLIHGFASNKQVNWQYPGWVDLLVRDGRRVIAIDNRGHGDSQKFYDPAAYGAPVMAEDARRLLDHLQIERADVMGYSMGARISAFLTLNHPARVRRAVFSGLGYGMISGIGDPEPIASALEAERLKDITDRTGKAFRAFAEQTGSDRRALAACMRSSRQKISEEDVARIERPVLVAVGTKDDVAGSPQKLAALIPHADVLEIPGRDHMVAVGDKVHKQGVLAFLNNVEA
- a CDS encoding alpha/beta fold hydrolase; the protein is MASAARKDVVGLMGPKRVEFQGVEKNRLVADRYGSGEQPVIMLHGGGQTRHSWDAASKRIADLGHPVYSLDQRGHGESDWVPSGNYAFEDFARDLVGVTRQVGALHRQKPVVVGASLGGFAGMLAEGQENPGGLAALVLVDITPRIDMGGVSKIIGFMSDRVEQGFATVEEAADAIARYLPNRARPKDLSGLSKNLRLHEDGRYRWHWDPAFLKTKRHEDPDQADHAQDEVLSAAGNLSCAVLLIRGQNSELVSMDHVREFQEQVPHARFTDIRDAGHMVAGDKNDVFAGAVEEFLIGLNAGAEPA
- a CDS encoding enoyl-CoA hydratase-related protein gives rise to the protein MTSQATGSTGHENPRLTVNGAVAELWLNAPARKNALPLSAWQAIPALLDGLGKNASVRVCVVRGVGGKSFCAGADISEFAEIRSTPAAAKHYDDINVAAFKALKAVAVPVIAAIEGPCLGGGLGLALACDMRIAARSAFFAIPAARLGLAYPPEALGDLLEAVSPSDAKRLLFTAERLAADEALRTGLINEVVDDTQLDQRIDALCSILSNNAPLSLKAAKRAINHLSRPNVAGEMADLLEDAELCIDSADYREGCKAFLEKRSPRFTGG
- the cysE gene encoding serine O-acetyltransferase; amino-acid sequence: MSAPISKSDLKQVSTHDPVWQQLRDEAQAMVAQEPALSSFVYETVLNHDSLEEAVLHRLGDRLGRDIVSASLIRQTYLEALADEPELAKIFRVDIVAVFDRDPACFRYLEPVLYFKGFHGLQTHRLANWLWRKGRKDFALYLQSRASEVFQIDIHPAVPVGRGIFIDHGTGIVVGGTAVIEDEVSILQGVTLGGTGKVGGDRHPKIRHGVLLGAGAKVLGNLEIGHCSRIASGSVVLKDVPANTTVAGVPAKIVGEAGCPEPARSMNQLLGEEDPAE